From the genome of Scleropages formosus chromosome 25, fSclFor1.1, whole genome shotgun sequence:
CATTTATAAAAGCAGACAACACAGCTGACGACAGTGAACAACCTGGTAAAAATGGGAGAAGGGCACATCTCTAGCAATATTCTGTCCTGCCCACAGCCAGAAGGAAGGACAGGTCCTCTGCTCTATGCCTCATGCCATATATACTCAGTATATACTCAGCTGAGAACGCAGCTGAAAGTGTGGCCATAGCTGAGCTGCGCAGAGTTTTACCGTCAAGCCACTGCTGCTCTTACATTTAACTTCTCTAAAATAGTGCACATAGACTATTCATGACTGGATTCCTTCATTTGCCCAGCTgatgattaaataatttaaagaccACGACAGGCATGAGCCTCAGATTACATAAATGTTTGATAAACCAGTTTTTAATTTCACCCATTACAAACTGACCTATCAGCAAAAGATGCAAAGAAAAGCTGTGGTTAAATGCATTTGGCCAAGCCCTGCGTCTGCACCGCGTCTGCCCTGCGTCTGCACTGCGTCTGCCTCGTCCTGCCATACCTTGTGCGCAGAGCCTGCCAGGCTGCATCGATGTCGGCGTACAGGTTCTTTTCGGAGGGCTTGCCCGTGCTGACGCCGTAGCCAGAGTAGTCATAGGAGAAGATGTTGCAGTTGATGCGCGTGCCCAAGCCAATGTAGAAGCTGCTCATCTGACCCAGGTCGACCGCGTTGCCGTGGGAGAACAGGACGGTAAACCTGGAAGAGCAGCCATGCCAACATCAGTAAGGGACACCAACCCAAAGAGTATAAATTGATGCAGATACAGGAAGTGGGATTATGCCTCTCAGCAGTTCTCTTACAATGCCCAGATATAATACCTCTCAGTGAATTACGGTATCACATGGACTCAACTGACTTTAACCAGCATTAGCCATACCACAATCAGCAGAACTGGCCTAGAATATCCGCTTCACGCGAATGTCACGTGATACTTCCATGGGAGATCCCAGGGGACAGAGGGTGGGGGACATCACAGTGCCACAGGAACACTGCTCTGTTACTGTAACCCCGCTCACTGGTACGTGGCTCTAACTGGTCATTGTGAAGGTTTCAAAACACCACTGCAGCTGCTTCAGGACACCATTTCCTGCACCGTCCTCTTTCCTTTGACCTTTGTGCTTATAAAAGCCTTTGACCAACAACTCCATCTCTGTCCGCCATTATGCTggttaaaatggcaaaatactaaagtaaaagtaaaagcagGAATAAAACGATAAGCGAGGGGGCTAAGAGGAGGGTAGGGAATGGGTATATCAAAGGAAGCAAGACAagatggaaaagaggaaaatCAGAGCACAAACAATGACAAAGGAGCAGACTGACTTGGGGGGGGACTACAACAATCATCCTTTGTGTCGATCGCCCACAAAGCTCAAGTTCATTGTGTAAAAATTCCTACTGTTTGCTTAAATTtgccaggtaaaaaaaaaaagtcacattagTAAACATGGGCACTTCTGAGTGTCTTGCACACAAACTTATACTGTCACATTATTAGCAAAGCCACATCATCAAACAGTGCTTCCTCTTAGATGAGCCAAAAATGGGCCTAAATGGTCGTTTTGATGTGCAACAGATGCAAGACAAATGAAGATAAAATGAGACGCTGCTCACTCAAAGGTCACATTTAAAGCATTTGTGACAGTGTTTGCAgtaacagcaggaggtgtgggaAGATGAGGAGCCTGAATGTTCAACTGTAATTTTACTATTAAAAATTAcaagggaaaaaatgtaagttcTTGTCCTTGCTTCTCTTGCTCTCATTTCTTCAGTGGCCCACTTTCCTTTGCCTTTGAGTCACTCCTAAATATGCTCTCTTTCCTTGCCATCCACATCCATAGATATACTCCCATTCCTCCACGCATCTGATCCTGACCACCCACCCGCATTCATCCCCACCCTCGACTCACCTGGCAGAGGGGGCGCAGCGGATGTACATACAGCCCACTTTATTTCCACGGCTGGAGCGTGTGAGGAAGACCTCGATACCATCCAGCTCCCTTTGAGTGTACTGGAACTCCGCTCGTTCTGTCAGGTGGAGTTTCCACCTCACCTCTCCACCCCCACCGACCCCTCCACCACCTCCGCTGCCCCGAGAACGAAGGCCCGAAGCCCCCAAGGCGACACTGGGGGCAGGAGCAGCTTCGAGGTCAGGCAGAAGGGCGTAAGTGGGCTCTGGTGGCAGGAAGGCCAGCTTAGCAGCAATACGGCTGGGGCAGGGAGGGCAGCAGAAGAGGCAGCACAGCTCGCTGACGGAGAGGCCGTTCATGATCTAGAGCCGATGGGAAAGACGGTGGCGCACTGTTACTGGAGGAGCTCTTTCCATGAGCCAAGGTGAACTACACTGTTGCATGTAAACACACCGTAGCCTTATGGTCTAACAGTAAAACCAGTGATTACCAGGGACTACATCTGTCATATATGAGATAACAGAGTGTACAGGAAGATGTTTAGAATAATTCCTTAAATTCACACTGGCTGACTGTAAACATGTAAAGAGGATATTCAGTATATAAGGCACAACTTTTTTTTCGGTTATTGGGGGACCCAAAGCTGTTATCATTTAAAACTTAATCGAGTCACATGGAAATATGGGgggaatacatgtaaacagaaATATATGCATTGTATAGAGACAAgctaaagtaaaaatataaaaaaaataaaaatatgcatacctatttacattaaaactgaacaagaacaataacatttacaaattaaagttgtgtatatatatatatagaaattacagatgtggaaggaaacacacagagccACTAGATGGACCACAATAAGAATAAACACAGAAGCTACAATGAATGACAgaacagcaaaaacacacaccgaCACAGACCAACACTACTCTTCATTACTTCAGTTCAATAAAAACATGACCGgaggaaaagtgaaaataatttaagtgaaattaaaaaaatcaaagaaaaaggtACATGATgagaaaagaaggggaaaaaaaactgtaattactGACTGACACTAAGTCCACAGTCTGG
Proteins encoded in this window:
- the LOC108921772 gene encoding alpha/beta hydrolase domain-containing protein 17A-like, which translates into the protein MNGLSVSELCCLFCCPPCPSRIAAKLAFLPPEPTYALLPDLEAAPAPSVALGASGLRSRGSGGGGGVGGGGEVRWKLHLTERAEFQYTQRELDGIEVFLTRSSRGNKVGCMYIRCAPSARFTVLFSHGNAVDLGQMSSFYIGLGTRINCNIFSYDYSGYGVSTGKPSEKNLYADIDAAWQALRTRYGISPENIILYGQSIGTVPTVDLASRYECAAVVLHSPLTSGMRVAFPDTKKTYCFDAFPNIEKVSKITSPVLIIHGTEDEVIDFSHGLALYERCPKAVEPLWVEGAGHNDIELYSQYLERLRRFIGQDLATQHA